A single Thermosynechococcus vestitus BP-1 DNA region contains:
- a CDS encoding YciI family protein, translating into MTKFVAWGRYCEDVLERRAPHRQAHLNGLAAQKDQGLLITIGPTKDLRYFFAIYEADSEETVRQLIENDPYWQHQVWTDYSIHEWIQAL; encoded by the coding sequence ATGACTAAATTTGTGGCTTGGGGACGCTACTGCGAAGATGTCCTTGAACGGCGTGCCCCCCATCGCCAGGCACACCTCAATGGCCTTGCGGCTCAAAAAGACCAAGGACTACTCATCACCATTGGCCCGACCAAAGACCTGCGCTACTTTTTTGCTATTTACGAGGCGGATAGCGAAGAAACCGTGCGCCAACTCATTGAAAACGACCCCTACTGGCAGCATCAGGTGTGGACAGACTACAGTATTCATGAGTGGATCCAAGCCCTCTAG
- the chlP gene encoding geranylgeranyl reductase, whose product MSLRVAVVGGGPAGSSAAETLAKAGIQTYLFERKLDNAKPCGGAIPLCMVSEFDLPPEIIDRRVRKMKMISPSNIEVNIGHTLKEHEYIGMCRREVLDSFMRNRAADLGANLINGTVFKLEQPTTSDRPYTLHYVQEDGTAQTLEVDVVIGADGANSRIAKEIDAGDYNYAIAYQERIRLPEDKMAYYNELAEMYVGDDVSPDFYAWVFPKYDHVAVGTGTMKVNKDRIRELQAGIRSRAAAKLEGGQIIKVEAHPIPEHPRPRRVVGRVALVGDAAGTVTKSSGEGIYFAAKSARMCAETIVETSNGGRRIPTEADLKLYLKRWDKAYGMTYLVLDLLQRVFYRSDATREAFVEMCSDLDVQKLTFDSYLYKTVVPANPLVQLKITAKTIGSLMRGNALAP is encoded by the coding sequence TTGTCACTTCGGGTAGCAGTAGTCGGTGGGGGTCCAGCGGGTTCCTCAGCCGCCGAAACCTTAGCCAAAGCCGGAATCCAAACCTATCTCTTTGAACGTAAATTAGACAATGCCAAGCCCTGTGGCGGTGCGATCCCCCTGTGCATGGTCAGTGAATTTGACCTACCACCGGAAATCATTGACCGCCGCGTGCGCAAAATGAAAATGATTTCCCCCTCCAACATTGAGGTGAACATTGGCCATACCCTCAAGGAGCACGAGTATATCGGTATGTGCCGCCGCGAGGTCCTCGATAGCTTTATGCGCAATCGGGCAGCGGATTTGGGCGCCAACTTGATCAATGGCACTGTCTTTAAGCTAGAACAGCCCACCACCAGCGATCGGCCCTACACCCTCCACTATGTCCAAGAGGATGGCACAGCTCAGACCCTCGAAGTGGATGTGGTGATTGGTGCCGATGGGGCAAATTCTCGCATTGCCAAAGAAATTGATGCCGGCGATTACAACTATGCCATTGCCTACCAGGAACGGATTCGCCTACCTGAGGACAAAATGGCTTACTACAACGAGTTGGCAGAAATGTACGTGGGGGATGACGTGTCCCCTGACTTTTATGCGTGGGTTTTCCCGAAATATGACCATGTAGCCGTGGGCACGGGCACGATGAAGGTCAACAAAGACCGTATTCGGGAATTGCAAGCAGGAATCCGCAGCCGCGCTGCTGCCAAACTGGAAGGAGGGCAAATTATTAAAGTGGAAGCCCACCCCATTCCTGAGCATCCTCGGCCTCGGCGAGTTGTCGGTCGCGTCGCTCTTGTGGGGGATGCGGCTGGTACCGTGACCAAGTCCTCCGGAGAAGGCATTTACTTTGCCGCCAAGTCCGCCCGCATGTGTGCTGAAACGATTGTCGAGACCTCCAACGGCGGTCGCCGTATCCCTACGGAAGCCGATCTCAAGCTCTACCTGAAGCGCTGGGACAAAGCCTACGGCATGACCTATCTTGTTTTGGATCTGCTGCAACGGGTCTTTTATCGCTCCGATGCCACCCGTGAGGCTTTTGTGGAGATGTGTAGCGATCTTGATGTGCAAAAGCTCACCTTCGATAGCTACCTCTACAAGACCGTTGTACCCGCTAATCCCTTAGTGCAGTTGAAAATTACTGCAAAAACGATTGGCAGCCTGATGCGGGGAAACGCCCTTGCCCCCTAG
- the gpmI gene encoding 2,3-bisphosphoglycerate-independent phosphoglycerate mutase has protein sequence MASSPVAPVVLVILDGWGYREETYGNAIASAYTPVIDSLWQAYPHTLIHTSGKAVGLPKGQMGNSEVGHLNIGAGRIVPQELVRISDAVEEGSLFSNPVLVRLCQTVKERNGKLHFIGLCSAGGVHSHIDHLYGLVELAKRHGLPACIHVITDGRDTPPRDAAGVLEELEQRLKTSGCGRIVTVSGRYYAMDRDRRWERTEAAYRVMTSNEHIQPLRAVDVARQSYAQDIGDEFIVPTRIAAGAVEPGDGVVFFNFRPDRARQLTQAFIDPNFSGFERALITPLDFVTFTQYDASFNCGVAFPPQNLSHILGEVIAEHGLKQLRAAETEKYAHVTYFFNGGLEEPFPGEDRILIPSPMVTTYDQAPAMSALAVTQAVKKAIEKQEYALVVVNFANSDMVGHTGKLAATIQAIETVDRCVGVLVEAATKVGGTLLITADHGNAEYMIDEDGNPWTAHTTNPVPFILVEGEKRKVPGHGGHVILRKDGCLADIAPTILEILELPQPLEMTGRSLIVSAPYEMRLNRTPVSLKI, from the coding sequence ATGGCATCCTCTCCTGTTGCGCCCGTTGTTTTGGTGATTTTGGATGGCTGGGGTTATCGCGAAGAGACCTACGGTAATGCGATCGCCAGCGCTTATACACCCGTCATAGACAGTTTGTGGCAAGCCTATCCCCACACATTGATTCACACCTCTGGGAAGGCGGTGGGACTCCCCAAGGGACAAATGGGCAACTCCGAGGTGGGGCACTTAAATATCGGTGCTGGTCGCATTGTTCCCCAGGAGTTGGTACGCATTTCCGATGCCGTTGAAGAGGGCAGCCTGTTTAGCAATCCCGTCCTTGTGAGGCTCTGTCAAACCGTCAAGGAACGCAACGGTAAGCTGCATTTTATTGGTCTGTGTTCTGCGGGGGGGGTCCATTCCCACATTGACCATCTCTACGGCTTGGTGGAACTGGCCAAACGCCATGGCTTGCCTGCTTGTATCCATGTCATTACCGATGGTCGCGATACGCCCCCCCGGGATGCCGCAGGGGTTCTTGAGGAATTGGAGCAACGCCTGAAAACCAGCGGCTGTGGACGAATTGTGACGGTGAGTGGTCGCTACTACGCCATGGATCGCGATCGCCGCTGGGAACGCACCGAGGCGGCCTACCGAGTCATGACCAGCAATGAGCATATTCAACCCCTGCGGGCAGTGGATGTGGCCCGTCAGTCCTATGCCCAGGATATTGGCGATGAATTCATTGTGCCCACACGGATTGCTGCCGGAGCCGTTGAACCGGGGGATGGCGTCGTGTTCTTTAATTTCCGTCCCGATCGCGCCCGCCAGCTGACCCAAGCCTTTATTGATCCTAACTTCAGCGGTTTTGAACGGGCGCTGATAACGCCCCTTGACTTTGTCACCTTTACCCAGTACGACGCTAGCTTTAACTGTGGGGTTGCTTTCCCGCCGCAAAATCTTAGCCATATCCTCGGAGAAGTCATTGCCGAGCATGGCCTAAAGCAACTGCGGGCAGCCGAAACAGAAAAATATGCCCATGTCACTTACTTCTTCAACGGTGGCCTTGAGGAACCCTTCCCCGGCGAAGATCGCATTCTCATCCCCAGTCCCATGGTGACCACCTATGATCAAGCCCCAGCCATGTCTGCCCTCGCTGTAACCCAAGCGGTCAAGAAGGCCATTGAGAAGCAGGAGTATGCCCTAGTTGTCGTTAACTTTGCCAACTCCGATATGGTGGGGCACACGGGGAAGTTAGCGGCGACGATTCAAGCCATTGAAACCGTGGATCGCTGTGTGGGGGTCTTGGTGGAAGCGGCCACAAAAGTGGGGGGAACGCTGCTCATCACCGCAGATCACGGCAACGCTGAATACATGATTGATGAGGACGGCAACCCCTGGACAGCTCACACCACCAACCCGGTTCCCTTTATTTTAGTGGAAGGGGAGAAACGCAAAGTTCCTGGCCATGGTGGCCATGTGATCCTGCGGAAAGATGGCTGTCTTGCGGACATTGCCCCTACGATTCTTGAAATTCTGGAGCTACCCCAACCCCTAGAAATGACGGGGCGATCGCTAATTGTCAGTGCACCCTATGAAATGCGCCTAAATCGCACCCCTGTTTCCCTCAAGATCTAA
- a CDS encoding ABC transporter ATP-binding protein, whose translation MASFRSILGYYRAYRGIAIASIAAASVCELVDLLVPYAIGQILNLLSQQPLDPPVVAIAHQLQTWTGWSDTFSAHLAVLGSIVFLATVVRAPIQPWLGVWFHWWIALAARRDHTRKAIEKILTLPLEFFEENNPGRIANRVSKGISNHTWSYPEIAGQLIPKLVRVLGIGVIVWWLDWPIALGLLISFTVILVLTLRTLRRIIQKEEILDSHIESTESRTSEIITNIKTVKAFATEARELARQKQRLDREFKMVIDRIHRGYMHLITWQGAVVQFCLFSLLGFSLAATIAGRVSIGHFITIYTLASMAYAEITPLSQVSEVFARRYASILRFHEFMELPPGRDAIDLEQQEIPSLKFSGKVDFHHVWFSYTPGRPILRDINLLIEPCQTVALVGRSGSGKSTLIKLLFRYFQPDQGQILIDGQDIQTLDVRAYRRRLAIVHQEVDVFNGTLWDNLTYANPEVSADAVYEACAIARVDEFVHQLPLGYRTIVGERGLRLSGGQRQRLGIARALLADPDVLIFDEATSSLDYESEREIQLALRAITGTRTMIVIAHRLSTVRDAHQIVVLDQGTIREQGDHDTLLAQGGLYAHLYSIQRDRTPAASTS comes from the coding sequence ATGGCCTCGTTTCGCTCCATTCTGGGTTACTATCGCGCCTATCGGGGGATAGCGATCGCCAGCATTGCTGCCGCCAGTGTCTGCGAACTGGTGGATTTGCTTGTGCCCTATGCCATTGGTCAAATCCTCAACCTCCTCTCCCAACAACCCCTTGACCCGCCAGTGGTGGCGATCGCCCATCAACTCCAAACATGGACAGGCTGGAGCGATACCTTTAGTGCTCATCTCGCCGTTCTCGGCAGTATTGTTTTTTTGGCCACGGTGGTGCGTGCCCCGATTCAACCGTGGCTGGGGGTATGGTTCCACTGGTGGATTGCCTTGGCTGCCCGTCGCGACCACACTCGCAAAGCAATCGAGAAAATCCTGACCCTTCCCCTAGAATTCTTTGAGGAAAACAACCCTGGCCGCATTGCCAACCGTGTTAGTAAAGGAATTTCCAACCATACGTGGAGCTATCCGGAAATTGCCGGTCAACTCATTCCCAAACTCGTACGGGTTCTCGGGATTGGTGTGATTGTTTGGTGGTTGGATTGGCCGATCGCCCTGGGGCTGTTGATCTCCTTTACCGTCATCTTGGTCCTGACCCTGCGCACCCTAAGGCGCATTATTCAAAAGGAAGAAATCCTCGACAGCCACATCGAAAGCACGGAAAGCCGCACCTCAGAGATCATCACCAATATCAAAACCGTCAAGGCCTTTGCCACTGAAGCCCGTGAACTAGCTCGCCAGAAGCAGCGGCTGGATCGCGAGTTCAAGATGGTGATTGACCGCATCCATCGCGGCTACATGCACCTAATCACTTGGCAGGGAGCGGTGGTGCAGTTTTGCCTTTTTAGTTTGTTGGGGTTTTCCCTGGCAGCGACCATCGCCGGACGGGTCTCCATTGGCCACTTTATTACGATTTACACCCTTGCCAGTATGGCCTATGCCGAAATTACACCCCTCTCGCAGGTGTCTGAGGTGTTTGCACGACGCTATGCCTCAATTTTACGCTTCCATGAATTTATGGAATTGCCCCCCGGTCGCGATGCCATTGACCTTGAGCAACAGGAAATTCCCAGCCTAAAGTTTTCTGGCAAGGTGGATTTTCACCACGTTTGGTTTAGCTACACGCCAGGGCGTCCTATTCTGCGGGATATTAATTTACTCATTGAACCCTGCCAAACGGTGGCCCTAGTGGGGCGATCGGGTTCGGGAAAATCCACCCTCATCAAGCTGCTCTTTCGCTACTTCCAGCCGGATCAGGGGCAAATTCTCATTGATGGCCAAGATATTCAAACCCTCGATGTCCGTGCCTATCGCCGCCGGCTGGCTATTGTCCACCAAGAAGTTGATGTCTTTAATGGCACCCTCTGGGATAACCTGACCTATGCCAACCCCGAGGTCAGTGCCGACGCCGTCTATGAAGCCTGTGCCATTGCGCGGGTGGATGAATTTGTTCATCAGTTGCCCTTGGGCTATCGCACGATTGTTGGTGAACGGGGGTTGCGGCTTTCGGGGGGACAGCGGCAGCGGTTGGGGATTGCCCGTGCCCTCTTGGCGGATCCTGATGTGCTGATTTTTGATGAGGCAACGTCAAGTTTGGATTACGAATCAGAGCGGGAAATTCAGCTAGCTCTGCGCGCCATTACGGGTACTCGCACAATGATTGTCATTGCCCACCGCCTGAGCACAGTGCGGGATGCCCATCAGATTGTGGTGCTGGATCAGGGGACGATCCGAGAGCAGGGCGATCATGACACCCTCCTTGCCCAAGGGGGATTGTATGCCCATCTCTATTCGATTCAGCGCGATCGCACCCCCGCTGCTTCAACTAGCTGA
- a CDS encoding HAD-IC family P-type ATPase encodes MTTPLIGLTAAEVAERQARGRINRQVSESNRTYGEILRENLFTFINGVFAFISVILIFLGRPGDVVAIVVVVFLNAIISIIQEIRAKRQLDAISLLSRPRVKVLRDRQQVIIDPAEVVEGDILLLAPGDQIVADGRVVGDGQIQVDESLLTGESDLIPKQAGDRLYSGSFCVRGAAAYVAEQVGEESTAHQLTAAAKTHHHKLTPLQQEINLIIRVILALAVFLWLLVLFSLLVRLTTLQMSVQTAAVVAGLVPVGLYLTITLTYALGALRISRANVLVQQVNAIESLSGVDILCLDKTGTLTANALELHSWYPLSEPKEQTAATLGKFAASVSSPNRTIVALAAAFAGTPQPIRLEIPFSSGYKWSAVAWHDSETFILGAPDVLFKSDDLPPEVVELLQRGRQQGLRVLLFARSASDPTWDERQETPLLPSGLEPLAVIWVGDRLRPQCREVLARFQQAGIQVKIISGDHPETVVALGKQVGLDGGAIAISGAELAAMDDPSFDQMAEKATVFGRITPEQKAKLVTRLRALGHQVAMIGDGVNDVLSLKQANVGIAMESGSAITRNVADIVLLADSFAALPEAFREGQRIYNGIQDVSKLFLVRVFSFSLLCLVTVMTGRAFPLLIKHNSLLTLWGVGLPTLAVAFWAVPGPRPHRSLIRSLLHFVIPATLSLALLAIFMYLGVLARELTPLVELLQGQFDPTLVKDREVLSELGHSVAIARTALVTSLMLASLCLVLFLKPPHPVWVGGAPLVGNWRYGAVVVILLAGFVIISTSPPLRSVAELEPLSWSLWALIVLIVLFWVILLRSFWRHRLLDRFLGVNLS; translated from the coding sequence ATGACAACCCCATTAATCGGTCTTACTGCAGCGGAAGTAGCGGAGCGGCAAGCCAGAGGCCGCATTAACCGTCAAGTGAGTGAAAGCAATCGCACCTATGGCGAGATTTTGCGGGAAAACCTCTTCACGTTTATCAATGGGGTTTTTGCTTTTATTAGTGTCATCTTGATCTTTTTGGGTCGCCCAGGGGACGTGGTGGCGATCGTCGTTGTCGTGTTTCTCAATGCCATCATCAGTATCATTCAAGAAATTCGCGCCAAACGCCAACTGGATGCCATTAGCCTTTTAAGCCGACCCCGTGTCAAGGTGCTGCGCGATCGCCAACAGGTGATTATTGATCCCGCGGAAGTCGTAGAAGGGGATATTCTGCTTTTGGCCCCTGGGGATCAAATTGTTGCTGATGGTAGGGTGGTGGGCGATGGACAGATCCAAGTAGATGAGTCATTACTCACAGGGGAGTCGGATCTGATTCCCAAGCAGGCGGGCGATCGCCTCTATTCCGGCAGCTTTTGTGTGCGCGGTGCCGCCGCCTATGTTGCTGAACAGGTGGGGGAAGAGAGCACTGCCCATCAACTGACTGCTGCCGCCAAAACGCACCACCATAAACTCACACCCCTGCAGCAGGAAATTAACCTGATTATCCGCGTGATTCTTGCTCTGGCGGTTTTCCTGTGGCTATTGGTTCTATTCTCGCTATTGGTGCGCCTGACCACTCTCCAAATGAGTGTGCAAACCGCAGCCGTAGTTGCCGGCCTTGTCCCCGTGGGCCTGTACCTTACGATTACCCTCACCTATGCCCTGGGGGCGCTGCGCATTTCCCGTGCCAATGTCTTGGTGCAGCAGGTCAATGCCATTGAGTCCCTCAGTGGGGTGGATATTCTCTGCCTTGACAAAACGGGAACCCTAACGGCCAATGCCCTTGAACTCCACAGCTGGTACCCTCTCAGCGAACCGAAGGAGCAAACGGCGGCCACCCTAGGGAAGTTTGCAGCCAGTGTCAGCAGTCCCAACCGTACCATTGTTGCCCTAGCGGCGGCTTTTGCGGGAACTCCCCAACCCATACGCCTGGAAATTCCCTTTTCCTCCGGCTACAAGTGGAGTGCAGTCGCCTGGCACGACTCAGAAACGTTTATTTTGGGGGCACCGGATGTCCTCTTCAAGAGTGACGACCTCCCCCCTGAGGTGGTTGAGTTGCTCCAGCGAGGGCGGCAGCAGGGATTGCGGGTGCTCCTCTTTGCCCGCAGTGCCAGTGATCCCACTTGGGATGAACGGCAGGAGACTCCTCTGTTGCCCTCAGGGTTGGAACCCTTGGCAGTGATTTGGGTGGGCGATCGCCTGCGACCCCAATGCCGTGAGGTTCTAGCGCGTTTTCAGCAAGCTGGAATTCAAGTCAAAATTATCTCTGGAGATCACCCAGAAACCGTTGTTGCCCTTGGCAAGCAAGTTGGCCTCGATGGGGGGGCGATCGCCATCTCCGGAGCAGAACTAGCTGCTATGGATGATCCCAGCTTTGATCAAATGGCTGAGAAAGCCACGGTTTTTGGTCGCATTACACCAGAGCAAAAGGCTAAACTAGTCACTCGCTTGCGTGCCCTCGGGCATCAGGTAGCAATGATTGGTGATGGTGTGAATGATGTCCTATCCCTGAAGCAAGCGAATGTGGGAATTGCTATGGAAAGTGGCAGTGCCATTACCCGCAATGTGGCTGATATTGTGCTGCTTGCGGATTCCTTTGCCGCCTTACCAGAAGCCTTTCGCGAAGGGCAGCGCATCTACAACGGTATTCAGGATGTCAGCAAGCTCTTTTTGGTACGGGTCTTTAGCTTTAGTTTGCTGTGCCTTGTCACTGTTATGACAGGGCGCGCCTTTCCGCTGCTGATTAAGCACAATAGCCTGCTCACGCTGTGGGGAGTGGGTTTACCCACACTGGCGGTGGCTTTTTGGGCAGTGCCGGGGCCGCGTCCCCATCGCTCCTTGATTCGTTCATTGCTGCACTTTGTTATCCCCGCTACCCTAAGCCTCGCGCTGTTGGCCATTTTCATGTACTTAGGGGTGTTGGCACGGGAACTGACACCCCTTGTGGAATTACTCCAAGGACAGTTTGATCCAACGCTGGTGAAGGATCGCGAGGTGCTCTCGGAATTGGGCCACAGTGTGGCGATCGCTCGCACGGCCTTGGTGACGAGCCTGATGTTGGCCTCCCTTTGTTTAGTGCTTTTCCTAAAGCCTCCCCATCCCGTGTGGGTCGGCGGTGCTCCCTTGGTGGGCAACTGGCGGTATGGTGCGGTTGTAGTTATCCTACTGGCTGGCTTTGTCATCATTAGTACGTCGCCCCCCCTGCGATCGGTGGCGGAACTGGAACCCCTCTCCTGGTCATTGTGGGCACTCATTGTGCTCATCGTCCTATTTTGGGTAATTCTTTTGCGCAGCTTTTGGCGCCATCGGCTCTTGGATCGCTTCTTGGGGGTGAATCTCAGCTAG
- a CDS encoding universal stress protein: protein MFKTILVALDTSELSARVMAAVAQLNLDPDAQVILTHVISPVESGFGVSADRPSLHPQMGTYRSIEQHLQQFQRQLPCDSEIEIVNGDPVEEIVRLANIYRADLIVLGSRGLTGVERVVQGSVSSAVLADAPCSVLVVKPVET, encoded by the coding sequence ATGTTCAAAACAATTTTAGTTGCCCTCGATACCAGTGAGTTATCGGCACGGGTGATGGCGGCGGTGGCACAGTTAAACTTAGACCCAGATGCCCAAGTGATTCTCACTCATGTGATTTCACCGGTGGAGTCGGGGTTTGGGGTCAGCGCTGATCGCCCCTCCTTGCATCCCCAAATGGGAACCTACCGCAGTATTGAGCAGCATTTACAACAGTTTCAACGCCAGCTTCCCTGTGATTCAGAGATTGAAATTGTTAACGGTGACCCCGTAGAGGAAATTGTACGCCTTGCAAATATCTACCGTGCGGACTTAATTGTGCTGGGCAGTCGCGGCCTCACCGGCGTGGAGCGCGTGGTTCAGGGCTCCGTCAGTAGTGCCGTCCTTGCCGATGCCCCCTGTTCGGTATTGGTGGTGAAGCCAGTGGAAACCTGA
- the tnpA gene encoding IS200/IS605 family transposase → MSSHLRKGRHSVTDAEGLELIEKWFREVAKKMDFQILEFNGEEDYVHALIEYPPKLSLSQIVNALKGVSSRGYGKAALPKPHEESLWSPSYFAASVGGAPLEVLKEYMRNQKKPS, encoded by the coding sequence ATGTCAAGTCATCTTCGTAAAGGGAGACACAGCGTTACGGACGCTGAGGGATTAGAGCTGATCGAGAAATGGTTTCGAGAAGTCGCCAAGAAGATGGATTTCCAGATTCTTGAATTTAACGGCGAAGAAGACTATGTCCATGCGCTAATCGAGTATCCTCCCAAACTTTCTCTTTCCCAGATTGTAAATGCGCTTAAAGGCGTATCTAGTCGTGGATATGGAAAAGCTGCACTACCAAAACCACATGAAGAATCACTTTGGAGCCCTAGTTATTTTGCGGCATCTGTTGGAGGAGCACCGTTAGAGGTGCTTAAGGAATACATGAGAAATCAAAAAAAGCCGTCCTAA
- a CDS encoding fluoride efflux transporter FluC, whose product MTPVHPRLRPALAVSLGAIAGALSRFLLEAYWEPYLGGHVPFATLIVNVSGCFLLGVIAPLAYARTFVVHPDLRLLLTNEMGYKPHPFRTAFFDFSCIP is encoded by the coding sequence GTGACGCCAGTTCATCCTCGGTTGCGCCCCGCCCTGGCCGTTAGTCTTGGAGCCATTGCCGGTGCCCTGAGTCGCTTCTTACTAGAGGCTTATTGGGAACCCTATCTTGGGGGTCATGTGCCCTTTGCTACCTTGATCGTGAATGTCAGTGGCTGCTTTTTGCTGGGGGTGATTGCCCCCCTTGCCTATGCCCGCACGTTTGTAGTGCACCCCGATTTGCGCTTGCTATTGACCAATGAAATGGGATACAAGCCCCATCCTTTTAGGACGGCTTTTTTTGATTTCTCATGTATTCCTTAA
- a CDS encoding cation:proton antiporter, whose protein sequence is MAAILETLALILLLGFFAGQLARRLGAPALIGMMLAGILLGPAALNLLDTDILRAAPTLRAVAVMVILMKAGLGLDRQKLVQQGTVALRLGVLPALCEMAVVAGMAILLLGFDLRQGLLLGAIVAPESPAVIVPGMLRLKSLGWGVDKGISDAILSGSAISDVVVLLLFSLLMGADQGRGFLGDLPPAIAVGVQALLEIGGGLIVGYGLAWALVFVLVKQNWSQNRVQTTLVAAAVALGAVGLADRLPLFSGYVAVMSAGFFLIEMDAPLGRQLRVGFDGLWQVAEIFLFVLLGASVQLGVLQRSLGVGLVILAGGTFIGRGIGWYLSTLGSDWTRSERLFLLPGNSAKATVQAAIGALPLSAGVPGAETMLAIAVLSILITAPIGAWAIPTFAPKLLQKGEVDPTKVLLQPRVVLLAPVDVSSVTPYVLQKAAELARRADAEVIVLHVQDIPDPQAVATLKAQMKQYLADIRYRFILTAGPITEAILETATLYNVTEIILGKHGQKGLKRVLMGSVCQSILEASTRPVLIVEEPRL, encoded by the coding sequence ATGGCAGCTATTTTAGAAACCCTTGCCCTTATCCTCCTGCTGGGATTCTTTGCTGGTCAATTGGCGCGGCGACTGGGGGCACCGGCCTTGATCGGCATGATGCTTGCCGGAATTCTCCTCGGCCCTGCGGCCTTGAATCTGTTGGACACCGACATCCTGAGGGCAGCCCCCACCTTGCGTGCCGTTGCGGTGATGGTGATTTTGATGAAGGCGGGGCTGGGCTTGGATCGCCAGAAGTTGGTCCAGCAGGGTACGGTGGCTCTCCGCCTTGGAGTATTACCGGCATTGTGTGAAATGGCAGTTGTGGCAGGGATGGCCATTCTCTTACTGGGATTTGATTTGCGACAGGGGCTACTGTTGGGGGCGATCGTGGCACCGGAGTCCCCTGCGGTGATTGTGCCGGGGATGCTCCGCCTAAAAAGTTTGGGCTGGGGCGTGGACAAGGGGATTAGTGATGCCATTCTCTCAGGCAGTGCCATTTCCGATGTCGTGGTGCTGCTGCTTTTCAGTTTACTCATGGGGGCTGACCAGGGCAGGGGATTCCTGGGTGACTTGCCGCCCGCTATCGCAGTGGGTGTGCAGGCACTCCTTGAAATTGGGGGTGGCTTGATTGTGGGCTATGGCTTGGCATGGGCGCTGGTTTTTGTGTTGGTCAAGCAAAACTGGAGTCAAAATCGGGTGCAAACAACCCTCGTGGCAGCAGCAGTGGCTTTGGGGGCGGTGGGCTTGGCCGATCGCCTGCCCCTGTTTTCCGGCTACGTTGCGGTCATGAGTGCGGGCTTCTTTTTGATTGAGATGGATGCGCCCCTAGGGCGGCAATTACGGGTGGGGTTTGATGGGCTGTGGCAGGTGGCAGAGATTTTTCTTTTTGTGCTGTTGGGGGCAAGTGTCCAGTTAGGGGTGTTGCAACGTTCCCTCGGTGTGGGTTTAGTGATTTTAGCAGGGGGTACCTTCATTGGGCGGGGCATTGGCTGGTATCTTTCCACCCTTGGCAGTGATTGGACACGCTCAGAACGCCTCTTTTTGTTGCCGGGGAATTCAGCAAAGGCAACTGTCCAAGCGGCGATTGGTGCTTTGCCTTTGTCTGCTGGGGTGCCTGGGGCTGAAACGATGCTAGCGATCGCGGTTCTCTCGATCTTGATTACGGCTCCCATTGGCGCATGGGCAATTCCCACGTTTGCGCCAAAGCTCCTGCAAAAGGGCGAGGTGGATCCCACCAAAGTCCTGCTGCAACCACGGGTTGTGCTCTTAGCACCAGTGGATGTCTCCAGTGTCACCCCCTATGTTCTCCAAAAGGCGGCGGAATTAGCGCGGCGTGCCGATGCGGAAGTGATCGTGCTCCATGTGCAGGACATACCTGATCCTCAGGCAGTGGCCACCCTCAAAGCCCAAATGAAGCAGTACCTTGCCGATATTCGCTATCGTTTTATTCTCACTGCTGGTCCCATTACCGAAGCCATTTTGGAGACCGCCACCCTATACAATGTGACTGAAATTATCCTTGGTAAGCATGGTCAAAAGGGTCTCAAGCGTGTGCTTATGGGGTCTGTGTGTCAGAGTATTCTTGAGGCCTCAACTCGACCGGTGTTGATTGTGGAGGAGCCGCGCTTGTGA